One window of the Chitinophaga niabensis genome contains the following:
- a CDS encoding TonB-dependent receptor, whose translation MRNKFHIPVCLLLLLPFAVHAQRDTLPEVVVRSYLSKESLIRIPTATSILSGTQLQQQQGYSLVPAFNTVPGIRMEERSPGSYRLSMRGSLLRSPFGIRNIKIYMDEIPLTDAGGNAYLNLLDPGAVTDAEVLKGPDGSLFGANSGGVIRLGVFNPPQDSSLRIRLQGGSYGLFHSSAGYSKQLDNYRLQLFMGYQRADGYRQNSALKRIYAQTAQQWEYRPGYNLKLLAFYTDMAYRTPGGLTLDQSNANPRAARVQSLTQKAAIYNRTFQGGLVHEAQFSARWKHTIAVFGANTHFENPFITNYEARDENTAGFRTFLEWQNADRPFRLKFNVGMEWQQTGSDIANYGNRQGVRDTLQVRDDIHAGQHFYFARFSVQSARSLLEGAASVNYYHFVFDRNGRTRVEFSPVLMPRLSYSYKLENDLSLRITVSRGYSPPAVAEVRASNNVFNTSLRPETGWNYETGLRLLPRTGRYMLDVALFHYRMQNAIVRKLDAQGEEFFDNAGGTKQTGLEVQGLVWLGHKVEVRTAYTLSIFKFENYKDFSGNKMTGVPQHVVVSSVLWHLPYAFSLFAQHNFTGSIPLDDANSVYAKSYHLVQGKISWQRSRITLQGGVDNILNVRYSLGNDLNALGGRYFNPAPGRNYFATVLFRI comes from the coding sequence ATGAGGAATAAATTCCATATACCTGTTTGCCTGCTGTTATTGCTTCCATTTGCGGTGCATGCCCAGCGGGATACTTTGCCTGAAGTGGTAGTACGTTCCTATCTTTCGAAAGAATCACTCATAAGAATACCCACAGCCACCAGTATTTTAAGTGGTACACAGTTGCAGCAGCAACAAGGGTATTCACTTGTTCCTGCATTTAATACGGTACCGGGCATCCGCATGGAAGAAAGGTCTCCGGGCAGTTATCGCCTTTCCATGCGCGGAAGTTTACTGCGTTCTCCTTTCGGCATCCGTAATATTAAAATATACATGGATGAAATACCCCTGACAGATGCAGGTGGTAATGCTTATCTCAACCTGCTGGACCCCGGTGCGGTAACAGATGCGGAAGTATTGAAAGGGCCGGATGGGAGCCTCTTTGGAGCTAACTCAGGCGGTGTGATCAGATTGGGTGTTTTTAATCCTCCGCAGGATAGTTCCCTGCGTATCAGGTTACAGGGAGGCAGTTATGGTTTGTTCCATTCATCCGCCGGTTACAGCAAACAGCTGGATAACTATCGCCTGCAGCTTTTTATGGGATATCAGCGTGCAGATGGATACCGCCAGAACAGTGCATTGAAAAGGATCTATGCGCAAACTGCCCAGCAATGGGAATACAGGCCGGGTTATAATTTGAAGCTCTTAGCTTTTTATACGGACATGGCTTACCGTACACCCGGCGGCCTTACACTGGATCAGAGCAATGCCAATCCCCGTGCTGCAAGAGTACAATCCCTCACACAAAAAGCGGCTATTTACAACCGTACCTTCCAGGGAGGACTGGTACATGAAGCGCAGTTTTCTGCCAGGTGGAAACATACCATTGCCGTATTCGGTGCAAATACACATTTTGAAAACCCTTTCATCACCAATTATGAAGCGCGTGATGAAAACACTGCAGGCTTCCGCACATTCCTGGAATGGCAGAATGCGGACCGTCCTTTCCGCTTGAAATTCAATGTGGGGATGGAATGGCAGCAAACCGGTTCAGATATCGCCAACTATGGCAACCGGCAGGGCGTAAGGGATACCTTGCAGGTGAGGGACGATATCCATGCAGGCCAGCATTTTTATTTTGCCCGCTTTTCTGTACAGTCTGCCCGCAGCCTGCTGGAAGGCGCAGCCAGCGTAAATTATTATCACTTTGTATTTGACCGTAACGGGCGCACAAGAGTGGAATTCTCTCCTGTACTTATGCCCCGTTTGTCTTATTCCTATAAACTGGAGAACGATCTGTCACTTCGTATAACAGTGAGCCGCGGCTATTCTCCGCCTGCCGTAGCAGAAGTACGTGCATCGAATAATGTATTCAATACTTCCCTGCGCCCTGAAACAGGATGGAACTATGAAACAGGATTACGTTTGCTTCCGCGAACAGGACGTTACATGCTGGATGTAGCATTGTTCCATTACCGCATGCAAAATGCCATTGTGAGAAAGCTGGATGCCCAGGGAGAAGAGTTCTTTGATAATGCAGGCGGAACAAAGCAAACAGGACTTGAAGTACAAGGCTTAGTATGGCTTGGGCATAAAGTTGAAGTACGCACTGCGTATACTTTGAGTATTTTTAAATTTGAGAATTATAAAGATTTTTCCGGCAATAAAATGACCGGCGTGCCGCAGCATGTGGTGGTGAGCAGTGTGTTATGGCATTTGCCATACGCATTCTCCCTGTTTGCACAACACAATTTTACGGGCAGTATTCCATTGGATGATGCCAACAGCGTATATGCAAAATCCTATCATCTTGTGCAGGGGAAAATAAGCTGGCAGCGCTCCCGTATCACTTTGCAGGGAGGCGTGGATAATATATTGAATGTACGGTACAGTTTGGGAAATGACCTGAATGCACTGGGTGGCCGGTATTTTAATCCGGCACCCGGTAGAAATTATTTTGCCACGGTATTGTTCAGGATCTGA
- a CDS encoding PQQ-dependent sugar dehydrogenase: protein MKNTFLIASVCITLAACNGAQRMPSSNDSTDAQANTPSADSLPAPDTASSVRNFSKVIGWKDGKTPQAPAGFIVSKFADSLENPRWIYVAPNGDIFVSEANAKKKFVQKVGEVVVGKAKSGNTEKSADRITLFRDTDKDGRYDARYVFLEKLNQPFGMLVTGGHFYVGNTDGVMQFPYEEGQTKISDKGKKILDLPAGGYNNHWTRNLIASPDGSKIFVSVGSGSNVAEHGMENEARRACILEISTDGSSQRVYASGLRNPVGMAFPQGSSTLWTVVNERDELGDELVPDYLTSVKEGAFYGWPYAYMGQHEDPRLKGQNPEMVQKSIAPDYPLGAHTASLGLAFYSGGTFPSGFNKGAFIGQHGSWNRSVLSGYKVIYVPFENGKPAGSAVDFLTGFIADLEKNEVYGRPVGVAIAGDGAVLVADDASNTIWRVVPNK from the coding sequence ATGAAAAACACTTTCCTGATTGCCAGTGTCTGCATAACATTAGCTGCATGCAACGGAGCACAACGGATGCCTTCGAGCAATGATTCCACAGATGCGCAGGCAAATACGCCGTCTGCAGATTCTCTTCCTGCACCGGATACTGCCAGTTCTGTCAGGAACTTCAGCAAAGTAATTGGCTGGAAAGACGGTAAAACACCACAAGCGCCTGCAGGATTTATTGTCAGCAAGTTTGCCGATAGCCTGGAGAATCCCCGCTGGATCTATGTTGCACCAAACGGAGATATCTTTGTGTCTGAAGCCAATGCCAAAAAGAAATTTGTGCAGAAGGTAGGAGAGGTAGTAGTGGGGAAAGCAAAATCCGGCAATACAGAAAAGAGTGCGGACAGGATCACCTTGTTCCGTGATACAGATAAAGACGGGCGGTACGATGCCCGGTATGTTTTCCTGGAGAAGCTGAATCAGCCATTTGGTATGCTTGTTACGGGAGGACATTTTTACGTGGGCAATACAGATGGTGTGATGCAGTTTCCCTACGAAGAAGGGCAAACGAAGATCAGCGATAAAGGAAAAAAGATACTGGACCTCCCGGCAGGTGGTTACAACAACCACTGGACGCGCAATCTCATTGCTTCGCCGGATGGATCAAAGATCTTTGTATCAGTAGGGTCCGGTAGTAATGTGGCTGAACATGGCATGGAAAACGAAGCCCGCCGCGCCTGCATACTGGAGATCAGCACGGATGGCAGCAGCCAGCGAGTGTATGCCAGTGGTCTCCGTAATCCTGTAGGAATGGCTTTCCCGCAAGGCTCCTCCACTTTATGGACTGTGGTAAATGAAAGAGATGAACTGGGGGATGAACTGGTGCCGGATTATCTTACCAGTGTGAAGGAAGGCGCATTCTATGGATGGCCATATGCTTACATGGGGCAACATGAGGATCCAAGGCTGAAAGGGCAAAATCCTGAAATGGTGCAGAAGTCTATAGCGCCTGATTATCCCTTAGGGGCACATACAGCCTCATTAGGACTCGCTTTCTATAGCGGCGGCACTTTCCCTTCCGGTTTCAATAAAGGAGCTTTTATAGGGCAGCATGGTTCCTGGAACCGTTCTGTGCTATCCGGATATAAGGTGATTTATGTACCTTTCGAAAATGGTAAACCAGCCGGCAGTGCTGTTGATTTCTTAACGGGGTTTATTGCCGATCTTGAGAAGAATGAAGTATACGGAAGGCCGGTAGGAGTTGCCATTGCAGGAGATGGCGCCGTCCTGGTAGCGGATGACGCTTCCAATACTATCTGGCGCGTAGTACCAAATAAATAG
- a CDS encoding sugar MFS transporter, with protein sequence MNSQPRFTEKSYLVIFAFVTSLFLLWGLAHSMSDVLNKHFQTVLSVTKSQSGLIQLSVFGAYAVMSIPAGMFMKRFGYKAGVLLGLSLFATGTFLFVPAATENSFGYFRFALFIMGCGMATLETVAHPFIAALGDQRTSDRRINFSQSFNALGTVIGPLLGSYFLLRATGEQHDLSAVRSLYVGIGLVIAAVAISFSFVKVPVLADPHEGDVLEGGIPGKPLFAHRHFVWAVVAQFFNVAAQGGTWAFFINYGHEVMGFSDEKAGNLMALFMAMMVLGRFVGTYLMKFIAPNKLLAGFATGSILMCIIVAQGWGWTSYIALLMINFFFSIMFPTIFSLGLKSLGGHTQRAASFITMGVVGGAFFPLLMGMVANHNVAQSYYLPIICYLVIFLFGYKLYKVRA encoded by the coding sequence ATGAACTCACAACCACGTTTTACAGAAAAAAGCTACCTCGTTATTTTCGCCTTTGTTACTTCACTCTTCCTGTTATGGGGGCTTGCTCATTCCATGAGTGATGTATTGAACAAACACTTTCAAACCGTACTAAGCGTTACCAAATCACAATCCGGCCTTATCCAGCTTTCCGTATTCGGGGCATATGCTGTAATGAGTATTCCTGCGGGTATGTTCATGAAAAGATTTGGTTATAAAGCCGGTGTATTACTGGGCCTGTCTTTATTTGCAACCGGTACTTTCCTCTTTGTGCCGGCGGCTACGGAAAACTCTTTCGGTTACTTCCGGTTTGCATTATTCATCATGGGCTGCGGAATGGCCACACTGGAAACAGTGGCGCATCCGTTCATTGCAGCCTTAGGTGATCAGCGCACGAGCGACAGGCGTATCAACTTCTCCCAATCGTTCAATGCATTAGGTACAGTGATAGGGCCTTTGCTGGGCAGTTATTTCCTGCTGCGTGCTACCGGCGAGCAACATGATCTTTCAGCAGTGAGGAGTTTATATGTGGGCATTGGTCTTGTTATTGCAGCAGTAGCCATTTCTTTTTCATTTGTAAAAGTGCCGGTACTGGCTGATCCGCACGAAGGAGATGTACTGGAAGGCGGCATCCCGGGTAAACCGCTGTTCGCACACCGTCACTTTGTATGGGCGGTAGTAGCGCAGTTCTTTAATGTAGCTGCACAGGGCGGTACATGGGCTTTCTTTATCAATTATGGTCATGAAGTGATGGGCTTTTCTGATGAAAAGGCGGGTAACTTAATGGCACTGTTTATGGCCATGATGGTATTGGGCCGTTTTGTGGGTACCTACCTGATGAAGTTCATTGCACCGAATAAATTACTGGCTGGTTTTGCCACAGGCAGCATACTGATGTGCATCATTGTGGCGCAGGGATGGGGCTGGACCTCTTACATTGCGCTGCTGATGATCAATTTCTTTTTTAGTATTATGTTCCCCACCATCTTTAGTCTTGGTTTGAAGAGCCTGGGCGGCCATACGCAGAGAGCAGCTTCATTTATCACCATGGGGGTGGTAGGCGGAGCGTTCTTCCCATTGCTGATGGGCATGGTTGCTAACCATAACGTAGCACAATCTTATTATTTACCGATCATCTGTTACCTGGTTATTTTCCTCTTCGGCTATAAACTGTATAAAGTAAGGGCTTAG
- a CDS encoding basic secretory protein-like protein, whose amino-acid sequence MKFPLALVTALILAVSASAKSDSTILTKTVTPEGAIIYTKNGLTLTLNNKSATFDTLVLRQRLVNTFFSVYPVLLSTFNPDATKHVVFNVDSAYDGVAYASRGQITFNPAWFVKHPDDIDVVTHETMHLVQAYTGRSPGWLTEGIADYVRFKFGVENIGWALPAFKETQKYTDAYRVTARFLAWLEAHVHQGIVVELNTALRTKTYTQNTWTELTKKTLDELWADYAKNPAL is encoded by the coding sequence ATGAAATTCCCTTTAGCTTTAGTTACTGCATTGATACTTGCCGTATCTGCTTCTGCAAAAAGTGATTCAACCATTCTTACAAAAACGGTAACACCTGAAGGTGCTATTATCTATACTAAAAATGGTCTGACACTTACCCTGAACAACAAGTCTGCTACTTTTGATACCCTGGTATTGCGCCAGCGGTTAGTGAACACCTTCTTTTCTGTTTACCCGGTGTTATTGAGCACATTTAATCCTGATGCCACCAAACACGTAGTGTTTAATGTGGACTCTGCTTATGACGGGGTTGCCTATGCTTCAAGAGGCCAGATCACTTTCAACCCGGCCTGGTTTGTAAAACATCCGGATGATATTGATGTGGTTACGCATGAAACCATGCACCTGGTACAGGCTTACACCGGCAGATCGCCGGGATGGCTTACAGAAGGCATCGCGGATTATGTACGTTTTAAGTTTGGTGTGGAGAACATAGGCTGGGCATTACCGGCATTTAAGGAAACACAGAAATATACAGATGCCTACCGTGTTACGGCAAGGTTCCTGGCATGGCTGGAAGCACATGTACACCAGGGTATTGTAGTGGAACTGAATACGGCGTTACGTACCAAAACATACACGCAAAACACCTGGACAGAGCTTACAAAAAAAACTTTAGATGAGTTATGGGCTGATTATGCTAAAAATCCTGCTCTTTAG